The DNA region TATTTAACCAATAACATTCAGCACATAGGAtgtaaaattatttgtattgtCTGATTTTTAAACCATAATGATTGTATTAAACCTCCTACTGGTTATGCATGTCATTATTTCAATATCTACGCAATTTGTTTACCCTTTTTGACTATAACCTAATAAATCGCACAAAATTAATGCTCTAATTATTGTAGTTCAAATCTTTGGATTTGTCAATACTCAAGATTTGAAAATGACTCAAAGAAAACTAGATTTAAAGTCGTACTTGTTGATATTAGCTAAGGTGGCtcttaaaaagtataaagGAATGGGGGCAAGGaagtgtttttaaaaatgttaaagcaTCAATTGGGGCTAATCCACTGTTGGCACAGCAAATATGTTGTTCTCCATGAATCCACATGTGAGATTCCTTCTGTAATCCCACCAGCTAAGTATTGGAGCCTGAGTACTGAATTGCCGATCATCTGGTTCTATAAGTTCCACCGTTTCCTGTTCCTCCACCGAATCATTATCATCATCGTTCTCTTTTTGCTCCGGACTGAAGCTTGTCCAGTGCTCGTAGGGATCCTGCCCACTGGGAGACATCTGAAGGTTATTAAAGTTGGCTGCCAATTTACCAAACTGATCGATGTGATGCAGGAGGGGATCCACACCCTGATTTGGAGGTGCCTTCAGCTTCTGCGGCGGAGCTCGCCAATGTGGTTTCTTTGCTCCCAGAGTGGGCAGGTCCGTCCACTTGCCCAGAGCAAATGGTGAGCTATCGTTGGTGTCTATCATGAACATTCCCCTCGTAGTAGGTCTTATGTTGTCACCAGCCTCCAGCAAGAAGTTCGTGGGAGGACACATGCCCAGGAGGTAGGATATGTATCCACTGCAGGCCCAACCCCAAAAGCCCTTGGGTGAGCGAATGGACTCCAGAAAGTAGGCGGGTGCCCGTTGATGACTGCAGGCAAAGGAATCTGGAAAATGAAAACATAAGTAAGATAtcatatttcataaaataGTAACCAAAAGACTCACTAATTTTCTGTCCATTACAACCAGGTTGCATGATTCCGCCATTCATGTAGAAGTCCGCATGACCACATCTCTCCAGTTTTCCCTGAACCAAAGCATTGGTGTGTATCACATCCACATAGCTAGCATCACTCGGATCTAGCTTGTCCGCATTGCCGGAGGTGATAAATAAGGGCATAGCCGGATCCAATCCCGTAATCCTGGGCAGCATGAACGAACTCAGGTTCCGCGCTATATAGTTGGGCACCTGAGCTCCCAGTGAGAAGCCTATCACATGGATATCCGTATTACCCGTCTCCACTAATCTCTCTACCAACTGGGCGGTGCAGATTCCAGCATGTTTGGTATTATGAACTGCACTTATATAGCAGGGTCCTGGCGACAGGATACTCCAGTCAACATAGATGATATTATAATCCGCCTTGGCCAGGTATTCTAGAAAGAAAAGTATTGCCTTTAAGTAAAAGGTTCATAAATAGTTGGTTGGTCTTAAGACATACATATATGGTTAATACGGTTTATAAATAGATCCTTGATattcaatattattttcccaaatATCGAAACCCAGTTATAACTCACCCTCTCTCATTTGTTGCAGGGGATGCAGAAACATATCCGAGTTATAGCCATGGATGATGATCTTCGTTGGATATCGGGGATTGAAGTAGGAGTCAGTCAGATTGGACTTTTCCATGGAGTCGTCTATATGAAGGCACTGTCTATCCATCGGATTGTGGCGTGTGTAGATATAGTACTTAACATCCGGATCGGGACAACTTCGACCTATGGCCCATTTGCAGGGTCCGATGGTTATGTCCCTATTTGAGGGTGTTGTTGTGTGGGATGGTGTGGGATCCGTAGAACTCTCTGTGGTGCTCCCATCCTCATCAATTTGAATGGGTTTTAGGTTTAGAAATCCCCTTCCAAGAGCTGTATGACTAAAACATGCTGGAAGTAATCGGAGAATAAATATACTCTGTATCTTTAAAGTCATCTGAATACCCACCTAGAAGCAGAATTCCAATGACACATGGCAAGTGCATTTTTCCATTAACTATATCCACCTGCAGTTCCAactgttttaaaatttctttgcCAGAGTCATGAAGCGATCGGGCTGAAAACGTTGGAGAAACTAAGAGCCGGCTGGTCGATTCAATTCGATTTTGGCCAAATTGTAATGAGATATGCAAATGTGTGAGTACTTTTGATATGCGTGAGTTTGAGTACGGCTATAAAGTGAGAGTTTCGATGGAAAAGTGAAACCAAAATGAGAATTAAAGacacaaaaaaagtttcataATTAAACAATTCCAGgaagttttaataaaatacctaGAATAACACACGATTCACATTTTCTAATGCTATGTGTATGATATAAATATCTTAAGTATCTTCAAAACACTATATAATCTATTTCAGAattctttattatttgtttataattttcgtgGAAAACTTATAAATGCATTTGCACAACACTCACTCACTCAACAATGTGCACTCATAGACCTATTTATAGACTTACCTACGTGATTGAGGTTTCAATTAAC from Drosophila subpulchrella strain 33 F10 #4 breed RU33 chromosome 2L, RU_Dsub_v1.1 Primary Assembly, whole genome shotgun sequence includes:
- the LOC119546133 gene encoding phospholipase A1 member A; translation: MHLPCVIGILLLACFSHTALGRGFLNLKPIQIDEDGSTTESSTDPTPSHTTTPSNRDITIGPCKWAIGRSCPDPDVKYYIYTRHNPMDRQCLHIDDSMEKSNLTDSYFNPRYPTKIIIHGYNSDMFLHPLQQMREEYLAKADYNIIYVDWSILSPGPCYISAVHNTKHAGICTAQLVERLVETGNTDIHVIGFSLGAQVPNYIARNLSSFMLPRITGLDPAMPLFITSGNADKLDPSDASYVDVIHTNALVQGKLERCGHADFYMNGGIMQPGCNGQKINSFACSHQRAPAYFLESIRSPKGFWGWACSGYISYLLGMCPPTNFLLEAGDNIRPTTRGMFMIDTNDSSPFALGKWTDLPTLGAKKPHWRAPPQKLKAPPNQGVDPLLHHIDQFGKLAANFNNLQMSPSGQDPYEHWTSFSPEQKENDDDNDSVEEQETVELIEPDDRQFSTQAPILSWWDYRRNLTCGFMENNIFAVPTVD